The DNA window TTTCGTCGATAGAAGGAAGGACATCATCAAGTACAAAGGGTACAGAATTGCGGCAAGTGAAGTTGAAGCTGTTTTGCAATCCCATCCGGCTGTTATTGCTGCAAGCGTTATTGGTGTACCAGACGAGAGAGTTGGAGAAAGAATTAAGGCTTTCGTGGTGTTGAAGGAGGACGCGAGAATTACAGCTCATGATTTGAAGAGATGGTGCAGGGAAAGATTGGCACCTTACAAAGTTCCGGACTACATCGAGTTCAGGGACTTTCTTCCGAAGTCAAAAGTTGGAAAGATTTTGAGGAGAGAATTAAGAGATCAGGAACTCAGGAGGGGATGACTCAAAAATTTCGGGGGAGAAGCGGAACTTGTAAATGTCGTAGACGAACATTAGGTTGAGCTCGTCCACAAATTCCCCGTGCCTGTCTAAGAACTCGTGAATCCACATGGTAACCTCTTTAAAGCTTCTGAAAGCTGCTAACACCTTCCATCTTCTCACCCCTCCAGTTACGGCGAACATAACAACGTGAGCTGAACCTATTAAATATTCATACGCTTTCTTCCATTTTTTGAAGTGGTGGTTGTTGAAGCTCATCTCGATAAAAGCGAAAATTAAGTTGTTCTCGTTTGGAATTATTACTTCCCTTATCGCACCGCTCTTTTTTAGTTCTTGCAAAATTCTCGCAACTCTCGTCAGACTTATTTGTATTCCGTACTCTTTCAGCAAAATTTCTCTGAGCTCCTTGACGGTGACGTTCGGATTTTTCACCTTTTCTTTGATTATGATCGTCTTAACTTTATCCAGCTTCATACCTTTCACCTTGCTTCTTAGTCACAAAGTGTTTAAAGGTGATAAAAAATTAATATTTAATCATTTCGGAATCTTGAAAGGAGTTAAAGCTCGTTCCATGAGCAAATCGAAACCGCTCTTTTTGCCAATGACTGGCTCCTTCTTCTTTTGACTCCACACCGTCTCTGGACGAGCTTGAAGAATGAAAACGTTCTTTGGGAAGTCGAAGTCTTTATCTATTGCCCACTCTATGTCCATTGGATGAGAGTAATGTTCCTCAATCTTCTTCCCTATCTCCGCCAAGTAAACAATTTCCTCATCGCTCAAGGACGGCTTTTCCCTCAAATCCTCAGGAACTTCTTCGTGAACAACTTTCCCATCCTTGTAAACGCACCACACGAGTTTTGGAGAGATCGTTCTGTCCAATATTTCCTTCGTAACTTTATCTACGACGAACCTGTCTGGAGTTACCTCTCCACTTACAATAGCCTCTCCAAGCCCCCAAGCAGATTCGATAACGATCTGACTCTCATCTCCGTTTGTCGGATTGAGAGTGAACATAACTCCGCTGCTCCTCGAATTTACCATCTTCTGAACTACGACGGCGATGGAAACCTCATAATGATCAAAACCTTTCGTCGCTCTGTAGGCTATCGCTCTCGGAGTGTAGAGACTGCTCCAGCACTTTAAAACGTGCTTCACTACTTCATCCTCTCCTTTAATCCAGAGATAAGTTTCCTGCTGTCCGGCGAAACTTGCGTCGGGCACATCCTCTGCTGTTGCTGAGCTTCTTACAGCCACAGCCACTTCTTCGCCGACGATTTCGCACAGCTTTCTGTAAGCTTCTCTAATCTCTTCTTCGATTTTTTCCGGAATCGGAGTCGATTCCACAATCTCCCTCGCCAAAGCACTGACTTTTTCAAGCTCTTCCGTATTCTTTACGTCAACCTCGGATATTATCCTCGCTATCTGCGCTTTCTTCCCCCTCTCTTTCGCCCCTTCTAAGAATTCCTCAAAAGCGTTTATTGTGATAACAAAGCCAGGTGGAATCGGAAAGCCAGCCTTTACCATCTCTCCTAAATTTGCCCCTTTTCCTCCTGCTATGCCAACATCTTCTTTGCTTATTTCGTCAAACCACTTAACATACTTCATAGAGTACCACCTTCAACAATAGTCAATTATATATCGTTATATTTAAAACCTTGTCAAGTC is part of the Ferroglobus placidus DSM 10642 genome and encodes:
- a CDS encoding AsnC family transcriptional regulator, whose product is MKLDKVKTIIIKEKVKNPNVTVKELREILLKEYGIQISLTRVARILQELKKSGAIREVIIPNENNLIFAFIEMSFNNHHFKKWKKAYEYLIGSAHVVMFAVTGGVRRWKVLAAFRSFKEVTMWIHEFLDRHGEFVDELNLMFVYDIYKFRFSPEIFESSPPEFLIS
- a CDS encoding PEP/pyruvate-binding domain-containing protein — protein: MKYVKWFDEISKEDVGIAGGKGANLGEMVKAGFPIPPGFVITINAFEEFLEGAKERGKKAQIARIISEVDVKNTEELEKVSALAREIVESTPIPEKIEEEIREAYRKLCEIVGEEVAVAVRSSATAEDVPDASFAGQQETYLWIKGEDEVVKHVLKCWSSLYTPRAIAYRATKGFDHYEVSIAVVVQKMVNSRSSGVMFTLNPTNGDESQIVIESAWGLGEAIVSGEVTPDRFVVDKVTKEILDRTISPKLVWCVYKDGKVVHEEVPEDLREKPSLSDEEIVYLAEIGKKIEEHYSHPMDIEWAIDKDFDFPKNVFILQARPETVWSQKKKEPVIGKKSGFDLLMERALTPFKIPK